The genomic window TTTCAGATTcatatagtcaatttttttttttggaatatcaagtagtttttatttgtgttttatattgtattttatatataattacttACAGTATTTTAACCATTTGCGGCTTCCGCTATTTGCCTGCTACGCTATTCTATATTTCTCATAACGGTTTTTTGACAATCCGCTATTTGCGGTTTTTTCTCATAACTTGTTCACTAATAATACATTaaacataacatataaaaaaacaatacgCACCTCAGGTAGCAGCCTCCATCTCTGTCTTTTGCCAACCCAAAATCAATAAACATTGCCTGAGaaataattatttcattttaaaataataaatcataGGGGAAAACTATTCAGAAGTGCATATTACAATGTACCATACAACATACCTTGGCATGACCAATATGCAAATATCCATTTGGCTCAGGAGGAAACCGGGTCAAAACTTTCCCGCCAGTTGCTTTCAAGTGCTTGTCAAGAAGCGCCTTTGTATTGCAACATCTCAGGATAGTACCATTACTAAAAGGAACTTCAGTATGCACCTGAAATCAACATGATACTCATGATGTGTGCAGATGCAAGTTaatgaaaacataaaatttcAAGTTTAAGCATGAATATGgaaatttcataattttgaaAACCATGCAAGAACAATATCTCTGAACACAAAGGTTCAATAAGTTTACTAAACAGGCCACTGAGTGGAGAGACATTAATGTCATGGGCAACTAGGAGAATAGATTTGAAGTGAAACCATGTTCCATACAACACAATCACACTAACAGTGAACATTAGGTTCACAGCATAGAACAGAAAATAAGGAGATTAAATACCTTCAAATTATCCTCTGGGTTAGGGAATATCAAAAATGGATTGAGATCTTCTTCGGGTGGCTTTTCAGGAGTAGCAATAGGTGCCGCCTTATCCTAATAAATCAAGTGGAATTGCAAACAACCAATAAGCCATGTGATAGAAAGTAACATAAATGAGCTAAAacaactatatataaaaaacctCTACTTTAGCAggtttctctttcttctttttagAAGGCTTTTCATTGTCTGCTGCTGTTTTATCACCCAGTAGCTCATATAATTTTGTATCGGCGAGTTGCTGCgacatgaaaaaaatgaaaacaacaaaatattattaacaagACCTGCAATAGTAAATTAGCCATCCAATATATTATGTTTGCCTAATAGCTATTACCTTGACAGCTTTTGCATCAGCCCACGGGAGCCTCTTTCGCACATGCCCAAGTAACTCCCCAACTAGTAAAGATAAAGATTAAGACATCAAAATTTACCAATCTTAGCACACCAGTgattcaaaataaaaacaaacatcatGAGAATCCATCTGAAGGGGAAATTGAACAAATACCATTTGTTCGATAGCGTAGTTCCAGAATTGAAGCTTTATTCTCCTCAAAAACTTCGTTAACAGCACGATTGATATCTTCTGTTGAAACCTCAACACCTGCACATATATGCATAAAATTGAAGACGGATTCGCCAACCCACAAAAATTGGGATTATGCACATTATATCAATTTATATACATACCAACACCACATGCTGCTTCAAATTTATTCAAATCAAGGTTCTCCGAACCCGTGGTAGCAAGAAATGAGAGCGCTGCATCTAATTGCGCCGTTGTTTTCACCTGCAATGATAATCCATGTGAGAAAGAGAATAATTACAATGTTAAAATTTGTCCAAACCAATAAAAAACCAAAGATAACATGCAATTATTATACTATAAAACGAACTAAATAGTTAATATAATATCAGGTGACATAACAAATTGGCAATCCTACCCTATCCTATAATCCTATAACATACAAAGAAAGCAAAATAAACAATCAATGGTGCACACCTTGGACGAAACAATGTATTCGAGCAATGTAGGGCGATGCAGCAACGCATTTCCAGAATACTTAGTTGCAACCTGCAAAATTCATAATCAATAGAAAGCgattaacaaacaaacaaaaatcaaaatatataaatttctcTACAATACTATAAACCTGCAAATTTCTCTGCAAAATTCTATGCATAATGCAAGACAAATAACTTACCGTATAAATTAGGTTTCCAACAGTTCTGCTGCAACCATCGGCAACACCAGCCTTTGAAAAGCATAGAAAACAATTAATCGATTGAatagaaaagaaattaaagcattgagagaaagaaaacaaaaatagaatgAAATCAATACCTCGTGGATAACGGCAGTGAGATTATTGGTGACTTTGTTATTGGCGATGGTGTTACGAGCGGTGCGTTCATCTAAACCGATGTTTAGAAAGAGATCGAGCGGTGCGTTCATCTTCTTCTCCGATTCTGATTGAAACTggaattttagggtttagggtttaggtgAGTAAGAGGATAAGAATTGCGGCGTTAAGGAATTTTGGATGGTGAGAGAGATACAACAATGTAATCAACGATGTAAATTGCTGGGCGGAAAGAGCGTGGTGGCAACGGCGATTGAGAGAAAGATTGGATACCGAAAttggtttttgtttgtgttattgaaaagaaagaaattgcCCAAAAGGAAGGTTTTTTTTACTACCTATTGGATTCAGATTTAAAAAgattttgttattataaaaaaaaaaattataaaatataatcaaatcTTGTATTGGACTGAggttttaaaagattttaaaagattcttttattataaaaaaagtattatttttatgaaaataacttattcaatataaattaggttttatatttttttataaattacaactaatgtaaaaaaaaaaatttgttttttttgaacgagccaaaatgatatatatataaataaaaagtctTCTCAGCGCAAGACGTGCCATGAACCAAAACATacaagaaccaaaagaaactatacaaggTCCAGACAAAgtataggactagaccaccaactatggcagttcaaagctaaagtactactcgtcgctttcaaccacctataagaaAAGGTTTTtatcttgtccaacatatgatgcacTGAGTAAGCTGAGCCTCTAAACAATCTGTGATTTCTTTCAGTACTTACAACTCATACAACAGCAAGCCAAATAAGCTGCATGAAAGAGCGTCGTGCTCGAAGACCCCCTGCTGAATCTGTAAACTGGACAACtagtgtaaaatttatttttataagttattttatcataaactaacttataattAAAGCTGTCAAATGGGCCGGTCCGGCCCGCCCCGAGGGGCCAGGTCATATAAAAGGGCTGGCCCTGTCCGACCGTTAAACTTCATAGTCAGGCCCGACTAATTTTCttagtatatttaaaaaaaaaaacagattcaactaaatttatgttatattttttagcTAAATCTCTAAGAAGGTAATAATTCGTATCCCTGTATTTTCTCgcataatctcccaaacaacaatatcttcatctttatcctcatcaaacaaacaaataaatctctaacaaataatttCATCCTAATCCaattaattttttgtcatattattattattattattttcaccTCGTATCTCAGTATTTAATATATACAATTctgatataataaaattaattactaccaaatttaataatttatccttagtaggTTTAACCATATTcgaagttttatatctttcattgtaatttaactaaaaaaagatataaaataaatacaataaaataatgataagCTTAAAATTAGCGCGGTCAAAGAGGTCGGCCTGATCCGGCCCGGCCTAGAGGGTCAGGTCATATAAAGGGCTCCTTCCaccctttaaaaaaaatatagagattttaattgatttttttgtatAATGAATTTTGATGACTTTTTAGTTATagatacatataaaatactCATCTAACAATCTTACTCAAATCCTTGAAATTTTTCATAAATCTTCCAAAGACTTTTTTATCTCTCCGGCCGAACAGGACACAAACTACAACACAAGTCTACAATTTTTTACCTATTTATTCATGTTATACTGAACTGTATTAACAACAAATTAACGTGTGTTTGTTGCGTGCAACAATCgaaatttgattttgttacTTTTGCCACATCGTGTTTTCCATTATCATAGTTGAACACCTTATGTAAAAACAGATCCAATAATATGAGATGAATGAAAGAGTTGGGAGAGAGAaacaatgaagaaaaaagagaggaaaattACAACGTTGTCCCTATGTTTAaagataaaaattgaataaacgGTCAAATAACCCctgaaatttaaaaattcgtcaaatacttCCTAAAATTTTTAAATAGACAAATActcatgaaattttaaaaagtcaatcaaattgtcgCCTGactcaatcaaattgcccctgACGTGGACTATGACTGATAGTGtagggggcaatttgattgactttttaaaatttcagagaatatttgtctatttccaaatttcaggaGAATATTTAACGAATTTTTAAATTTCCGAaatatttgataatttattcGATAAAAATTACTAAATGACTCCTTTGTAGTGTGTCAAAATTGTGTTTGCTTATCATTTCTGATAGTTATTACCGTTTATTGTTCCATTATTCCTTTGAGAGAAGGTAacaaatatcatattttcagGTAGTTTTATATTAAGAGTTCTTAAAAAATCTAGATATACATGTCTCTCTTGCATTTTTTTTACCACAAACATATAACATGAAGATGCCAAATGCATCTAATTCTATAGCTAGTGTCCACCATGATCTGATCTGGATGGTCATTACCCACGTGCCAACATAGGTAGAATGATCCAATGCTGTCAAAATACTCTGACAAACATATGGCTATGCCCCCAAATCATACCACACTCACCCTACGTACAGATTCCTTTGTGAGTTATAAACTCATGATCATTAtgcaataaacaaaaatttcataccAAGTAGCTGCCACAATAATCAGATTTACTATGTTATGTCAATAATATAGTTTACAGACTACATTTACAAGCCAAAAAGATTACATTTAAAGGATGAATTACAAATTTTAGATTTATACATAGTAAGTAAAAGATGCATTATGTTGCATATATCATTCAATGTCACTATGTATGTTTGCTATTAATTCCCAAACCAAATCCCAACTATGATAGGTTAGTAGAAAATTACCAAGTATTTATATTTGTCCTTGTCCATAGTATATCGAACTTCTAGGATGCAGAGTTTCATTTGACCTCCATACAGGAAAAAAAATAGGTATCCAATTTAACAACTCGTGTCCTCTGAACATAATAGAACATTCTGTTCATATAGTGTACTACCTATTCTTAGAATTTAACCTAGGAATGAGAGTTTTAAGGATAACTTAGTGATCGAGATGAAGAGTTAAACAATGGAATGATAAGAAGGTCAGAAGTTCGatctttttgtaaaaattaacaaCACCTGATTACTAATATGAGttgtttatttcaaaaaaataatttaagctAGACATAATACAATCCTACAAATCAACTTATAAGTTGATAATTGTCTCaatttataaacacattttcacTTTTGATCTAATTTAATGTGAAACTTCTAATATACCACCACTCTCACGTCTGTGACTCTGACTAAATATTCAGAGTGTTGCCAAATTGTCTTATAGTAGTGACCATAATGAATGCTCAAAAGATCTTAGAAAGCTCTAATATTTTTTAGGATTTGTATTGAATCTAACTCAAATTCtacaaaatcaatttataaGATGAAGACTGaccatatttaattatttataaatgtaAAGGAAATTCTAAACAGTACTCCAAAATACTACTTGTTAAGTAGATTAACTTAGTGCCCGGATATCATGAGCCTAAACTTAATTATTACTTATATTTAGCCATATCTCTTTCAATGAAATGTGAGACACTTAATGATGTGAATTGCTCTGGTCCTTTTCCACATCTTCTGGCTGTTCACACTTGTAACCAAAAACCAATTGTACACCTGCCATACTATATATGTACATTTTAAATTAGAAAGGCGTGTGTCTTTCTTGGTCACAAATTCAGCATGCGATAGTTATTTCCACAATCTTGGCCAATGGCCATGATGTTAGCATTGCTTTGCTTGAAGAAATACTAAAGTGTAAAAGGTGTAGTGTGCTGTGATAGTGCCTATTCATGCAACAATAATTTCCAACGAATGAAGATATCATTTATGTTATGTATATATGTCCTGAAATTGACCCTACATAGCGGGCCATATAATGCTAACTAAGCACCTAGTGTTTTCACATCTTAGGACAGCATTAATGCCTATAAGATAAATTATACTGTACATCAAAATATTGAAACTGTTCAAAAACTTTAAGATAGAAAAATTGCAGAAGAAATGCACCTTGATTTCTAGATCCAGGAATTAATTAGTATAATGGTAATCAGATATGTCATTAACATAAACAGTTTACCAGTATTTTTCATCGTTAAAATAATTAAGATTAGTCCATAAATCTTATCTCGATGTGTAAATATCGATATTATTAGGTTAAATGTCTTTACTCGGATTTAAATTTAGAACCTTGCAGCTTTGTGTGAATTTCAATAGTGTGTCactttgccaaaaaaaaatttaaaattgtgaaCAACATAGATTAATTTTACATTCTAATCATTATTCATTAATAGTGTATTAGTATGTACTTATAATTATGAAGACATAATTTTCTCTCTTATTTCTTTCAATCACTTTGAGGACAAGTGAAAAGGATTTTATGAAGGTAAACCCTTGTTATGCAGAAAATCTTTCTACTAGGAAGAATCCATTAAAATATCTTAACCATCAATTTTTGAAGTCCCTCATATCTTGTACAAGTCCCCATATTGATTTAAGATATGTGATTTTTGGGAGGAAGATAATTTACAGTAAGTACACATATTTCTCAATATTACCCCCTAATCTTCAAAGTATCTATCAAGATTTATATATTACCCCAACATGTAGGGAAAATATAGCTATATGAAAAACATATCTTAATTTAATTGAATGATAATTTTCTGCTAAACTCTCCTCCTCCTATAATTAACATATCTAGTAAAttggtctctctctctctctctctctctctctctctctctagatAATTTGAAACCCCTCAAAAGAGTTATCCTTTTGTAGGCTTTCGGTGATTGGTTTCAACTACTTGCACTCACTTTACCCTGTTTTCTTTCTCTCCTTTTAACCTTTCATAAACAGATCACAAAGAAAAGGATCTAATGCAATCTTACTCCTACCATAATGCTAATCCTCCTAGCCCCGCATCATTGTTCCTTCACTTTCACATGAACACAAACCACTCCACCAAAACCTAAATAAAGCTGCAATTTTCTGACTTCTCAATCCCCATAATTCCCAACACATAACACACACTGTCTCTTTCACTCCAAACCTATTACCATTTCAAACcttaaatttcaaaatacttCAAACTCCATCACAAAATCCaacacttttttcaaaaaacagaGTTCCCCTGTTCAGAAACAGAGCATGGCAATTGAAGTTTGTACTGAAATATCCAACAGCCCAGGAATCAGTCCACGAATCTCATTCTCACATGATCTGAAAAACTCAAACGGTTCAATACCGGTCGAAGATTGTCATCTTCGATCAGATTTACGTCTCTTAGATTCAACCTCCGATTTTGTTTTCTCCATCACTAATGGTTTATCTCAACAACTATCTTCAGCTGACGAACTTTTCTCCAATGGAAAGATCGTTCCAATGGAGATAAAGAAAGTTATCTCCAATGGAAAGATCTTTCCAAAGAAGAAAAGTTCGTCAGCTGATAAATTCTTTGAGCCTCTTCAGAAAACTACCGTAAAGAAGAGGCTCAAAGAATTCTTATCAGATGAAACTGATAACGAAGAAGAAAGACcgtcattatcatcatcatcatccaagtATTTCTGGAAATTCAAAAGAAGTAGTAGTTTGAATTTCGATACAACTGGTCGAAATAGCTTGATTCGTTCATTGCAGTTCTTATCAAGGAGCAACTCAACTGGTTCAGCGCCGAATCCGAAGCAAGCAGAGCTTCAAAGAGAAAGACAGAAGCAGAAGTTGCAGAAACAGTCATCTGTTTCAAGTAGTAGaagatcttcttcatcatcttcaacttcaagtACATATTATTTCTATAATTCATCTAATAAATCTTCGTTAAAGAAATGTTCTAGTAATGGTGTTAGAATTAGTCCTGTTTTGAATCTACCTCAAGCATATATTCCTAAAGTTACtgcaaatttttttggatttggttCATTGTTTTgtaaaggaaaaattaaaagaaagaagaaatagatgagataatttgttttgttttaatatttatttatttatttgattttaaatttatcaTTCATGATCTAATAGAATCCTATGGTTTTGGTTCATGTATTATATCATGTGAGGCTAACTAATAATTCTTGGATAAAAAAATGAGTAGAAAGAGTAAGTACAGgtaatttttttgaagaatagtGTCTTGCAAGTacaactaataatatattataaaaaaaactatatagatgTTTTTCTTGATAGATAACAAAATGTCGAATCATTGAAAATTCAACGCACACAAAGTGAACTTCAATCGTGATATCTAACTAGCAATTTCAGCATTTCTATCTGTTGGATTTGAATTTgtgaataaaattatagagatgTTTGATATGATGAAGAGTAAATTCGAAGTAACACTTTACGTCTTTGCACTTAGTATGTGTGAGTTTTGCTGCTAAactctttaaaataaaataaaaatttgaggaTGTAATTGTAATTATGGAAAATGAAAACTACATGAGGGTGgaaatagacaaaaaaataataataattcatgcATATAACTCATAATGTTTAGGGCTAAGGAGACAAATAAACAAGGAATCCTTCTTTGGTGGTCACTTCCCATGCTTTTTTCCACTTTCtatccttttatttttaaatttttctgttGATAATTACATGTGACTTCCTTTTCTTCATTTCAACACTGATTGAAGACTTATGTTGGGgatctaattttctttttgtatgCTCATAAATATTATTAACCAACAGTTCCATGGACCCcctaattttgttatttttgttttgttgtaccATAAGGACAAATAAGTTCAGTCAAAAAGAATAGGTTAGAAAAAGAAACCATTGAAAGCCACCGAGTTTGAATAGTATGTTAGGGGCTATAAGTTCgatttttaacttatttataaactaaaaaatagaaaagaacaGTTAAAGGAGCCGCATCCAAATCAATGAAATTGTGTTGCGGAAATGAGCATTGAATAAGATACTCCATTAATCTCGTTTATTTGTGAGTCGTTGCGATAGATAGAAAATAATGTACTAATTAAGAGTGATaaatttctaaaaataataaaaatagttcttttaaatttttactttaaaaaaaatataaaactaacacaaattttaagaaacaaaaatataaaaaaaaaaaaaaaaaaaatcacaaaataaatcGACCACACTAGCATGGCCCATCGTTACCTTCTTTGAATACATTACATGGACTTAACCAATCAATGACTtcacaaattattttattattaatatattattttctatgTTTTATTTTCAACATGGTCCATTCTTTGAATTCACAAGTCATCCCATGAATGACTTTTAATGtcttattttcttcttcttactAGGGCAGGGTCCATGACATAACTCCCCTGAAGGACCTTTAAATAGGAAATGAAAACATAGGAGCACAAGTaagaacaaaatatatattttatgggGAGAAACTTTCAACTTATATTGGTTACATAAAGTGCTAAATTATGGTCTAATATAGTACAGTATAACCAGGATCTAAATCTTTCttcaacaattaataaaaaaaattaaattaaagccTGCAGATTTGTGTAAAGAAACGATCGAAAAAGCAATGGAAGGAaggaacaaattttttttggatcTGACAATTGGCATCAAGGGGAAATTGGCCAATATTTCCATGATTTCATGGAGTTTATAGAAGgggggaaagaaaaaaaaaataaaaatttgaagttATGGGAAGATTGTGACTGAGTGAACTGAAGAAACTATTGTTCTAGCAAACAATATCTGCAATTCTTAGAAACATGCTCAACATCAATATTATCACACTCATATTGCAAAACTGGCCTCAACAAATTGGATTGAGTCAATTATGGAAATCACCACCCACTGATTTTCCTAAATGTAATGTAGATACGGTTAAATACACTTGAGATACCGTTAAAAACTAGTTCATATAGGGTGGGGTTGTCCTCAACTTATGAGACCG from Trifolium pratense cultivar HEN17-A07 linkage group LG1, ARS_RC_1.1, whole genome shotgun sequence includes these protein-coding regions:
- the LOC123900923 gene encoding vitellogenin-1, producing the protein MAIEVCTEISNSPGISPRISFSHDLKNSNGSIPVEDCHLRSDLRLLDSTSDFVFSITNGLSQQLSSADELFSNGKIVPMEIKKVISNGKIFPKKKSSSADKFFEPLQKTTVKKRLKEFLSDETDNEEERPSLSSSSSKYFWKFKRSSSLNFDTTGRNSLIRSLQFLSRSNSTGSAPNPKQAELQRERQKQKLQKQSSVSSSRRSSSSSSTSSTYYFYNSSNKSSLKKCSSNGVRISPVLNLPQAYIPKVTANFFGFGSLFCKGKIKRKKK